Proteins found in one Amycolatopsis umgeniensis genomic segment:
- a CDS encoding AMP-binding protein, translating into MTSLAGIDTLLGLTSRAAGLWPDKTAWIFDSTGESFSFAEVDARSTEFAHALLDLGVKPGDRVAVMLRNQPEFPLLWLALAKIGGVLVPVNTGYREFDGAHVLRHSGAEFAVAAEEFLELLNKIAPETSLKRVLTPGELTGSGGETSFASEGERPVNIQYTSGTTGAPKGCVLPNRYWTTLAISLATEFPMVGADDVILTAQPFHYIDPQWNVALGLAGGATLVVLDRFHPSTFWEKVREHGVTWFYCLGLMPTLLLRQPESELDKAHQVRAICASAIPRDLHAALEARWETPWYEAFGMTETGGDIRMYPADHEETVGTGCLGRPAPTREVVIADADGKPLPRGETGELLIRGVGLMHGYHEDVEATRRAFDGGWFHTGDLATMDDEGRVYYVGRTKDMIRRSGENISADEVERALQLHPAVALAAVIAVPDELRGEEVKAYLVLDENEGHQCEPAELAEFCSAKLAYFKVPRFWAFAKELPMTPSERVAKGELKKAEDLRAGSWDRTTGTWL; encoded by the coding sequence ATGACCTCGCTCGCCGGGATCGACACCCTCCTCGGGCTGACCAGCCGGGCCGCCGGGCTCTGGCCGGACAAGACGGCGTGGATCTTCGACTCCACCGGCGAGAGCTTCTCGTTCGCCGAGGTCGACGCGCGCAGCACGGAGTTCGCCCACGCGCTGCTGGACCTCGGCGTGAAGCCGGGCGACAGGGTCGCGGTGATGCTGCGCAACCAGCCCGAATTCCCGTTGTTGTGGCTGGCCTTGGCCAAGATCGGCGGGGTACTCGTCCCGGTCAACACCGGCTATCGCGAATTCGACGGCGCCCACGTGCTCCGGCATTCCGGCGCCGAATTCGCCGTCGCGGCCGAAGAATTCCTGGAATTGCTGAACAAGATCGCGCCCGAGACTTCGCTGAAGCGAGTGCTGACGCCCGGAGAGCTCACCGGTTCCGGCGGCGAAACGAGCTTCGCGAGCGAGGGCGAACGCCCGGTCAACATCCAGTACACCTCCGGCACCACGGGCGCGCCGAAGGGCTGCGTTCTGCCGAACCGGTATTGGACGACCTTGGCGATCAGCCTGGCCACGGAGTTCCCCATGGTCGGCGCGGACGACGTCATCCTGACAGCGCAACCGTTCCACTACATCGATCCACAGTGGAACGTCGCACTGGGGCTCGCGGGCGGCGCGACGTTGGTGGTGCTCGACCGCTTCCATCCGTCCACGTTCTGGGAGAAGGTCCGCGAACACGGCGTCACGTGGTTCTATTGCCTCGGCTTGATGCCCACGCTCCTGCTTCGCCAGCCGGAAAGCGAACTGGACAAGGCACATCAGGTCCGCGCGATCTGCGCGTCGGCCATCCCGCGAGACCTGCACGCCGCGCTCGAAGCGCGCTGGGAAACGCCCTGGTACGAGGCCTTCGGCATGACCGAAACCGGCGGCGACATCCGGATGTACCCGGCGGATCACGAGGAGACCGTCGGCACCGGCTGCCTCGGCAGGCCCGCCCCGACGCGCGAAGTGGTGATCGCGGACGCCGACGGCAAACCCCTGCCGCGCGGGGAAACCGGCGAGCTGCTGATCCGCGGGGTCGGCCTGATGCACGGCTACCACGAAGACGTCGAAGCGACCAGGCGCGCGTTCGACGGCGGCTGGTTCCACACCGGCGATCTGGCCACAATGGACGACGAGGGCCGCGTGTACTACGTGGGCCGCACCAAGGACATGATCCGCCGCAGCGGCGAGAACATCTCCGCCGACGAGGTCGAGCGGGCGCTGCAGCTGCATCCGGCCGTCGCGCTCGCCGCCGTCATCGCGGTGCCGGACGAACTCCGCGGCGAGGAGGTCAAGGCGTATCTGGTCCTCGACGAAAACGAGGGACACCAGTGCGAACCGGCCGAACTGGCGGAGTTCTGCTCGGCGAAACTGGCCTACTTCAAGGTTCCCCGGTTCTGGGCGTTCGCGAAGGAACTGCCGATGACGCCGTCGGAACGGGTCGCCAAGGGCGAGCTGAAGAAGGCGGAAGACCTCCGCGCCGGTTCGTGGGACAGGACCACCGGAACATGGCTGTGA
- a CDS encoding 4'-phosphopantetheinyl transferase superfamily protein, whose protein sequence is MIECAVRWSEPLPAEPRFLTLLDELEQGRYDNYRQDIDKRRFLTGRVLAKTVTAERLGLAVEDVTFDATCDDCGKPHGRPRVPGAPLMLSISHSGDLIGVAATAGTPVGLDVETATRRAEDSLMEYALTPTEQAAISGLSDDQRATAFFTYWTRKEAVMKATGKGLKIPLQSITFSGYDEQARLARSSHPALDPERTRLADLKAAEGYRAAVALLTSDEIAVTEDFVTL, encoded by the coding sequence GTGATCGAATGTGCGGTCCGCTGGTCGGAGCCCCTGCCCGCTGAACCCCGGTTCCTGACCCTGCTCGACGAACTCGAGCAAGGCCGGTACGACAACTACCGTCAGGACATCGACAAACGCCGGTTCCTGACCGGCCGAGTGCTGGCGAAAACCGTCACGGCCGAACGCCTCGGCCTCGCCGTCGAGGACGTGACGTTCGACGCGACCTGCGATGACTGCGGCAAACCGCACGGACGCCCCCGGGTGCCCGGCGCGCCGCTGATGCTGTCGATCTCGCATTCCGGCGACCTCATCGGCGTCGCGGCCACCGCGGGGACGCCGGTCGGCCTCGACGTCGAGACGGCCACCAGGCGGGCCGAAGACTCGCTCATGGAGTACGCGCTGACCCCGACGGAGCAGGCCGCGATCTCCGGTCTGTCCGACGACCAGCGCGCGACGGCGTTCTTCACGTACTGGACGCGCAAGGAAGCCGTCATGAAGGCGACCGGGAAGGGCCTCAAGATCCCGCTGCAGAGCATCACGTTCTCCGGGTACGACGAGCAGGCGCGACTGGCCCGCTCGAGCCACCCCGCCCTCGACCCGGAACGAACCCGGCTCGCCGACCTGAAGGCGGCCGAGGGCTACCGGGCCGCCGTCGCGCTGCTGACGTCGGACGAGATCGCGGTGACCGAAGACTTCGTGACCCTCTGA
- a CDS encoding isochorismate synthase, translating to MTTSTAPATPADLAARYERGDFLLATARHALLASGAAATVTDTDPARLSRALPGLFTGTGAPVAVGVLPFDTSEGTSKPGHLVLPRAVHRASSDRGAVPPRTALPQPVKVTPAPEPEAHLAAVRAAVSALSDRDLRKVVLARALDLDFSEAVPVADVVRNLANGNPRHTTYAAQLPGGRTLVGATPELLLSRTGGAVLSRPHAGSMPRSADPAIDRANGEALLASEKDHLEHAVVVESVVEILRPFCRTLDVRGPELVSTPAIWHLSTTVTGELIDQDVTALDLAAALHPTPAVCGTPTAAARSLVGELEPFDRAYYAGAVGWVDAAGDGEWAVGIRCAEIADTSMRLYAGGGIVPASDPQTELDETSAKFRTLLAAMGLEI from the coding sequence GTGACGACCAGTACCGCACCGGCGACCCCGGCAGACCTGGCCGCCCGCTACGAGCGGGGCGACTTCCTCCTGGCCACGGCGCGGCACGCGCTCCTCGCGAGCGGGGCCGCGGCCACCGTGACCGACACCGATCCGGCGCGGCTGTCCCGGGCACTCCCCGGGCTGTTCACCGGTACGGGCGCTCCGGTCGCGGTCGGCGTGCTGCCCTTCGACACCAGCGAGGGCACGTCGAAGCCTGGTCATCTGGTCTTGCCCCGTGCCGTGCACCGCGCGTCGTCCGACCGCGGGGCCGTGCCGCCGCGCACCGCGCTCCCGCAGCCGGTCAAGGTCACGCCCGCGCCCGAACCGGAGGCGCATCTGGCCGCCGTCCGCGCGGCCGTCTCGGCGCTGAGCGACCGGGACCTGCGCAAGGTCGTCCTGGCGCGCGCGCTCGATCTCGACTTCTCCGAGGCCGTCCCCGTCGCCGACGTCGTCCGGAACCTGGCGAACGGCAACCCCCGGCACACGACCTACGCCGCGCAGCTGCCCGGCGGGCGCACGCTGGTGGGCGCCACTCCCGAACTCCTCCTGTCCCGCACCGGTGGCGCCGTGCTGTCCCGGCCGCATGCCGGGTCGATGCCCCGTTCGGCGGACCCGGCGATCGACAGGGCCAACGGTGAGGCGCTCCTGGCGTCCGAAAAGGACCACCTCGAACACGCCGTGGTGGTGGAGTCCGTCGTCGAGATCCTGCGGCCCTTCTGCCGGACGCTCGACGTCCGCGGCCCCGAACTCGTCTCGACGCCGGCGATCTGGCACCTCTCGACCACCGTCACCGGCGAGCTGATCGACCAGGACGTCACCGCGCTGGACCTCGCCGCCGCGCTGCATCCGACCCCCGCCGTCTGCGGCACGCCGACCGCCGCCGCGCGCTCACTGGTGGGGGAACTCGAACCGTTCGACCGCGCGTACTACGCGGGCGCCGTCGGCTGGGTCGACGCGGCCGGGGACGGCGAATGGGCCGTCGGGATCCGGTGCGCGGAGATCGCCGACACCTCCATGCGGCTGTACGCCGGGGGCGGCATCGTGCCCGCTTCCGACCCCCAGACCGAACTCGACGAGACCTCGGCGAAGTTCCGCACCCTGCTGGCCGCCATGGGGCTCGAGATCTGA
- a CDS encoding amidohydrolase, which produces MRVDTVYENARFLTGVAESEALAVLNGRIVAIGADAAALSAQRRVDLGGSVVVPGFHDAHNHMAWFGMALDDVALSDCRSVDEVYDAVARRAAETPPGGWIIGSGYDQNKLVGGHPTRQGLDRAAPGLLVRLKHTSGHMTVVNSAVLERLDLANVPVGGDVVRDGDGSPTGLLREQAQLLLRPLTYPTPIERVVRGLDRASERYLAEGITSVQEAGIGGGLVGETPAELAAYQLARDRGVLRVRSTVMVAASVLHDLDAGAGFGLDLGMRTGFGDEWLRLGAMKLFADGSLIGRTCAMHEPFAGEPDNVGYFQVPEDEIARTIAAAHKAGWQIATHAIGDRAITVVLDAYEAALKADPRPDHRHRIEHCAVLRPEELQRLASLGLIASPQGRFVNEIGDGMRAALGPEREPWCYRLKSLLDAGCVLPASSDRPVVEGAPLLALADMVRRKTASGVLLGPEERLTPAEALRAYTYGSAYAAFAEKDLGTLLPGKLADFAVLSADPTDESTLDSIHVAATAVGGDLVYERS; this is translated from the coding sequence ATGCGGGTCGACACGGTCTACGAGAACGCCCGGTTCCTCACCGGAGTGGCGGAATCCGAAGCCTTGGCGGTGCTGAACGGGCGGATTGTCGCCATCGGTGCCGATGCGGCTGCACTTTCCGCACAACGCCGCGTCGATCTGGGTGGCTCGGTGGTGGTGCCCGGGTTCCACGACGCGCACAACCACATGGCCTGGTTCGGCATGGCGCTGGACGACGTCGCGCTCTCGGATTGCCGCAGCGTGGACGAGGTGTACGACGCCGTCGCGCGGCGCGCGGCCGAGACGCCGCCGGGCGGCTGGATCATCGGCAGCGGCTACGACCAGAACAAGCTCGTCGGCGGCCATCCGACGAGGCAAGGGCTCGATCGCGCCGCTCCCGGGCTGCTCGTGCGGCTCAAGCACACGTCCGGGCATATGACCGTGGTCAACTCCGCCGTGCTGGAGCGGCTGGACCTGGCGAACGTGCCGGTGGGCGGCGACGTCGTCCGCGACGGGGACGGTTCGCCGACCGGGCTGCTGCGGGAACAGGCCCAGCTCCTGCTGCGGCCGCTGACGTACCCGACGCCGATCGAGAGGGTCGTGCGAGGGCTGGACAGGGCGAGCGAGCGGTATCTGGCCGAGGGCATCACGAGCGTCCAGGAGGCCGGGATCGGCGGAGGCCTCGTGGGGGAGACGCCCGCCGAACTCGCCGCGTACCAGCTGGCCCGCGACCGCGGGGTGCTGCGGGTGCGGAGCACGGTGATGGTCGCGGCGAGCGTGCTGCACGACCTCGATGCCGGTGCGGGCTTCGGTCTGGACCTGGGGATGCGCACCGGTTTCGGCGACGAATGGCTGCGGCTCGGCGCGATGAAGCTGTTCGCCGACGGTTCGCTGATCGGCCGGACCTGCGCGATGCACGAGCCGTTCGCCGGGGAACCGGACAACGTCGGCTACTTCCAGGTGCCCGAGGACGAGATCGCGCGGACGATCGCCGCCGCACACAAGGCGGGCTGGCAGATCGCGACGCACGCGATCGGTGACCGCGCGATCACCGTCGTCCTCGACGCCTACGAAGCCGCCCTGAAGGCGGATCCGCGTCCCGATCACCGGCACCGCATCGAGCACTGCGCGGTGCTGCGGCCCGAGGAGTTGCAGCGGCTGGCGTCGCTGGGGCTGATCGCCTCGCCGCAGGGCCGGTTCGTCAACGAGATCGGCGACGGGATGCGGGCCGCGCTCGGCCCCGAGCGCGAACCGTGGTGCTACCGGCTCAAGAGCCTGCTCGACGCGGGATGCGTGCTCCCCGCCAGCTCGGACCGCCCGGTCGTCGAAGGCGCGCCGCTGCTCGCGCTGGCCGACATGGTGCGGCGGAAGACCGCCTCCGGCGTCCTCCTCGGCCCCGAAGAGCGGCTGACCCCGGCCGAGGCCTTGCGCGCCTACACCTACGGCTCCGCGTACGCCGCTTTCGCCGAGAAGGACCTGGGCACGCTGCTGCCCGGCAAACTCGCGGACTTCGCGGTCCTCTCGGCCGACCCGACCGACGAATCCACTTTGGATTCGATCCACGTCGCCGCGACCGCCGTCGGCGGCGACCTCGTCTACGAACGGAGCTGA
- a CDS encoding metal-dependent transcriptional regulator: MGEGATRRSSSVEDYVRVIYGLVERGEAVTNTSLAGRLEVSPSSASGMVTKLSQLGLVAHVPYRGIELTTEGRSLARSVLRRHRLIETYLVSELGFTWDEVHAEADALEHAVSDRLVERIAAKLGNPVRDPHGDPIPAPDGSVEEMPMRILDDLPPGAVGEIVRVWDTDPELLRYLTEHSIGLGERIEVVERQPFGGPMVVKVGSPPDAATHAIGKEIAQALSVALR, translated from the coding sequence ATGGGTGAAGGGGCAACTCGCAGGTCGTCGTCCGTGGAGGACTACGTCCGGGTGATCTACGGGCTGGTGGAACGCGGCGAGGCCGTCACCAACACTTCGCTGGCCGGGCGGCTGGAGGTCAGCCCGTCTTCGGCGTCCGGCATGGTCACCAAGCTGTCCCAGCTCGGGCTGGTCGCGCACGTCCCGTACCGCGGGATCGAGCTGACCACGGAAGGCAGGTCGCTCGCCCGCTCGGTGCTGCGCCGTCACCGGCTGATCGAGACGTACCTGGTGTCCGAACTCGGCTTCACCTGGGACGAGGTGCACGCCGAGGCCGACGCGCTCGAGCACGCGGTTTCGGACAGGCTCGTCGAGCGGATAGCCGCGAAGCTCGGCAACCCGGTGCGAGACCCGCACGGCGACCCCATCCCCGCCCCGGACGGCAGCGTGGAGGAGATGCCGATGCGCATCCTCGACGACCTCCCGCCCGGCGCGGTCGGCGAGATCGTGCGCGTCTGGGACACCGATCCGGAGCTCCTGCGCTACCTCACCGAGCACTCCATCGGCCTCGGCGAGCGGATCGAAGTCGTCGAGCGCCAGCCGTTCGGCGGGCCGATGGTGGTCAAGGTCGGCTCGCCGCCGGACGCGGCGACACACGCGATCGGCAAGGAGATCGCGCAGGCGCTGTCGGTCGCGCTGCGCTGA
- a CDS encoding enoyl-CoA hydratase/isomerase family protein — translation MSTVDYALDDGICVIWLNRPERLNAVVAELVDDLLEALDAAAKSDARAVVLAGRGRAFCAGHDLKEPTPEGDSRPRLDRLQDVTRRLRGLRQPVIAAVHGYAIGAGAEFAMGCDLILAAEDAVFAFPEVSLGLSVTGAASRLLPLLVGPLKAKELLLLGERVSGAKAHELGLVNAALPADDLMDTALDWAARIAAHPAAAATMAKRALDSGIDSSLDAALELEVSHALITEHSAAVLASAEAFRSRT, via the coding sequence ATGAGCACCGTGGACTACGCACTCGACGACGGCATCTGCGTGATCTGGCTGAACCGCCCCGAACGCCTGAACGCGGTGGTCGCCGAACTGGTCGACGACCTGCTGGAAGCCCTCGACGCGGCCGCGAAGTCGGACGCGCGGGCGGTCGTGCTCGCCGGCCGGGGGCGCGCGTTCTGCGCGGGTCACGATCTCAAGGAGCCCACCCCTGAGGGGGATTCACGCCCGCGACTCGACCGGCTACAGGACGTCACCCGCCGGCTGCGCGGGCTCCGCCAGCCCGTCATCGCCGCCGTCCACGGGTACGCGATCGGCGCGGGAGCCGAGTTCGCGATGGGCTGCGACCTGATCCTCGCCGCCGAAGACGCGGTGTTCGCCTTCCCCGAGGTCTCGCTGGGGCTGAGCGTCACGGGTGCGGCGTCGCGGCTGCTGCCGCTGCTGGTCGGCCCGCTCAAGGCCAAGGAGCTCCTGCTGCTGGGCGAACGCGTGAGCGGCGCCAAGGCGCACGAACTCGGCCTGGTCAACGCCGCCCTGCCCGCCGACGACCTGATGGACACCGCGCTCGACTGGGCGGCCAGGATCGCCGCCCATCCGGCCGCCGCGGCCACGATGGCCAAACGCGCCCTCGATTCCGGCATCGACAGCTCACTCGACGCCGCGCTCGAACTCGAGGTCAGCCACGCGCTGATCACCGAACACTCCGCCGCCGTCCTCGCGTCGGCCGAAGCGTTCCGGAGCCGGACATGA
- a CDS encoding GNAT family N-acetyltransferase → MPVRDAVADDIEEICALIEEHAVYEDKHDLKLDRREMAGFLFGPDPKAWVLLATPPDEPAEVAGFAFCSWNFSTWEARPGIWLDDLFVRPEHRRFGLGRELLDELSARTPGRVEWDMQEGNEKGEAFYAQLGADPVPGWIRYRWRPHAG, encoded by the coding sequence ATGCCGGTACGGGACGCCGTCGCGGACGACATCGAGGAGATCTGCGCGCTCATCGAGGAGCACGCGGTCTACGAGGACAAACACGATCTGAAGCTCGACCGCCGGGAGATGGCCGGGTTCCTCTTCGGCCCCGATCCGAAGGCGTGGGTGCTCCTCGCCACACCGCCGGACGAGCCGGCCGAGGTCGCGGGCTTCGCCTTCTGCAGCTGGAACTTCTCCACCTGGGAGGCCCGGCCGGGGATCTGGCTCGACGACCTCTTCGTCCGCCCCGAGCACCGCCGCTTCGGTCTCGGCCGGGAGCTGCTCGACGAGTTGAGCGCGCGGACACCGGGCCGGGTCGAGTGGGACATGCAGGAGGGCAACGAGAAGGGTGAGGCGTTCTACGCCCAGCTCGGCGCAGACCCCGTCCCCGGCTGGATCCGGTACCGCTGGCGGCCGCACGCTGGGTGA
- a CDS encoding TetR/AcrR family transcriptional regulator — translation MAVNTRDRVRQAAVKLFATKGFHGTGIRDLAQEAELSSASLYHYMGTKEDLLVAIMNESLRRLLDAAEQATAGLADPVSRLGSLVALHVLAHAIQPDDTRVVDNEVHALTPGARAEVVALRDAYERLWADAIEDGVAAGVFHTDQPSVTRLALVEMCSGVARWYSPSGPLTLDQLAAHYAELALRALACARHLDVTALQNCREVVSGVWRVPV, via the coding sequence ATGGCTGTGAACACGCGTGACAGAGTTCGCCAGGCCGCGGTGAAACTGTTCGCCACCAAGGGTTTCCACGGCACCGGCATCCGGGACCTCGCCCAGGAGGCGGAGCTGTCGTCGGCCAGCCTGTACCACTACATGGGCACCAAAGAGGACCTGCTGGTCGCCATCATGAACGAGTCGCTGCGGCGCCTGCTCGACGCGGCCGAGCAGGCGACAGCCGGGCTCGCCGATCCCGTGTCGCGGCTCGGATCCCTGGTGGCGCTGCACGTCCTCGCGCACGCCATCCAGCCGGACGACACCCGCGTGGTGGACAACGAGGTGCACGCGCTCACCCCCGGCGCCAGGGCCGAAGTGGTGGCGCTGCGCGACGCCTACGAAAGACTGTGGGCGGACGCCATCGAAGACGGTGTCGCGGCCGGCGTCTTCCACACGGATCAGCCTTCGGTCACCAGGCTCGCACTGGTGGAGATGTGCAGCGGGGTCGCGCGCTGGTATTCGCCGTCGGGGCCGCTCACCCTGGATCAACTGGCCGCGCATTACGCGGAACTGGCGCTGCGGGCACTCGCCTGTGCACGTCATCTGGATGTCACGGCCTTGCAAAACTGCCGTGAAGTGGTCTCGGGAGTGTGGCGAGTGCCCGTTTAG
- the mihF gene encoding integration host factor, actinobacterial type — protein sequence MALPTLTPEQRADALAKAAEARKARSELLASIKSGKESIDKVLKQAKENKTIGKTKVTQLLKAVPGLGAVKVAALLEQAGIDPDRRAAGLGERQREALLEALK from the coding sequence TTGGCTCTGCCCACGTTGACTCCGGAGCAGCGCGCCGATGCCCTCGCCAAGGCGGCTGAGGCTCGCAAGGCGCGCTCCGAGCTGCTTGCGTCGATCAAGTCCGGCAAGGAGAGCATCGACAAGGTGCTCAAGCAGGCCAAGGAGAACAAGACCATCGGCAAGACGAAGGTCACGCAGCTGCTGAAGGCCGTGCCCGGCCTGGGCGCGGTCAAGGTCGCCGCCCTGCTGGAGCAGGCCGGGATCGACCCTGACCGGCGTGCAGCCGGCCTGGGCGAGCGGCAGCGCGAGGCCCTCCTCGAGGCGCTGAAGTAA
- a CDS encoding cation:dicarboxylate symporter family transporter has product MSTQAPATKRDRTHYLYIAVIVAVALGIAVGILFPQLGKELKPLGTGFVNLIKMMISPIIFCTIVLGVGSVAKAAKVGRVGGLAIGYFLVMSTVALVIGLVVGNILQPGTGLHLTPEIAEKGQGQIAKSEGTVEFLLGIIPKTLVSAFTEGEVLQTLLVALLAGFALQKLGTKGEPIRRGIEHIQRLVFRILAMIMWAAPVGAFGAIAAVVGETGWKALQSLAVIMLGFYITCALFVFVVLGLIIGLLAKVNIFKLLKYLGREFLLILSTSSSESALPRLIAKMEHAGVSKSVVGITVPTGYSFNLDGTAIYLTMASIFIADALDKPLTIGEQISLLVFMIIASKGAAGVTGAGLATLAGGLSSHRPELVDGVGFIVGIDRFMSEARALTNFAGNAVATVLIGTWTKEIDREQLDRTLDGRSPFDEATLLDEHSGDDGVESGKKKT; this is encoded by the coding sequence ATGAGCACGCAGGCACCCGCGACGAAGCGGGACCGGACCCATTACCTCTACATCGCCGTCATCGTGGCGGTGGCGCTCGGCATCGCGGTCGGCATCCTGTTCCCCCAGCTCGGCAAGGAACTGAAGCCGCTCGGGACCGGGTTCGTGAACCTGATCAAGATGATGATCTCGCCGATCATCTTCTGCACGATCGTGCTCGGCGTGGGCTCCGTGGCGAAGGCGGCGAAGGTCGGCCGCGTCGGCGGGCTCGCGATCGGCTACTTCCTGGTGATGTCGACGGTCGCGCTGGTCATCGGCCTGGTCGTGGGCAACATCCTCCAGCCCGGCACCGGGCTGCACCTGACCCCCGAGATCGCCGAAAAGGGCCAGGGCCAGATCGCCAAGAGCGAGGGCACCGTCGAGTTCCTGCTCGGGATCATCCCGAAGACGCTGGTCTCGGCGTTCACCGAAGGCGAGGTGCTGCAGACGCTGCTGGTCGCGCTGCTCGCCGGGTTCGCGCTGCAGAAGCTCGGCACGAAGGGCGAGCCGATCCGCCGCGGCATCGAGCACATCCAGCGGCTCGTGTTCCGGATCCTGGCGATGATCATGTGGGCGGCCCCGGTCGGCGCGTTCGGCGCGATCGCCGCCGTCGTCGGCGAGACCGGCTGGAAGGCGCTGCAGAGCCTCGCGGTGATCATGCTCGGCTTCTACATCACCTGCGCGCTGTTCGTGTTCGTGGTGCTCGGGCTGATCATCGGCCTGCTGGCCAAGGTCAACATCTTCAAGCTGCTGAAATACCTCGGCCGCGAGTTCCTGCTGATCCTGTCGACGTCGTCTTCGGAATCGGCGCTGCCGCGGCTGATCGCGAAGATGGAGCACGCCGGGGTCTCCAAATCCGTGGTCGGCATCACCGTGCCGACCGGGTACTCGTTCAACCTCGACGGCACCGCGATCTACCTGACGATGGCGTCCATCTTCATCGCGGACGCGCTCGACAAACCGCTGACCATCGGCGAGCAGATCTCGTTGCTGGTGTTCATGATCATCGCGTCGAAGGGCGCCGCCGGGGTCACCGGCGCGGGGCTCGCGACGCTGGCGGGCGGGCTGTCGTCGCACCGTCCGGAGCTGGTGGACGGCGTCGGGTTCATCGTCGGCATCGACCGGTTCATGTCCGAGGCCCGCGCGCTGACGAACTTCGCGGGCAACGCCGTCGCGACCGTGCTGATCGGCACCTGGACCAAGGAGATCGACCGCGAGCAGCTGGACCGCACGCTGGACGGTCGGTCGCCGTTCGACGAAGCGACGCTGCTCGACGAACATTCGGGTGATGACGGTGTGGAATCGGGTAAAAAGAAGACGTGA
- a CDS encoding acyl-CoA dehydrogenase family protein: MDFSLSVEEREVRDWVRTFVQRDLMPREQEVLRRERAGQPGLTSDELRELQLKAKESGFWGVQTPEEYGGMGLSAVMTALLEAELGRTFVPFRFGGAADNILYYANDEQKERYLLPTISGERKSCFAITEPGAGSDAKAIRTSARKDGTDWVINGEKTFITGGNEADFVMVFAITDPEKGANGGVTCFLVDRDAGWKSEYIDTMGEWGPAALVFEDVRVPETQILGELGHGFDLAMQWIGAGRYLLPARAIGSCERLISMAIEHANTRETFGQKIAERQAIQWMIADSGTELEALRWLVLHAAWQVDQKVDSRHAQSMAKLYGGVKANEIVDRVLQIHGGMGYTRELPVERWYRELRLLRIYEGTDEIQRRTIARNLLKGHVKVGGTLG, from the coding sequence ATGGATTTCTCTCTGAGCGTCGAGGAACGCGAGGTGCGCGACTGGGTCCGCACGTTCGTCCAGCGCGACCTGATGCCGCGTGAGCAGGAGGTGCTGCGCCGCGAACGCGCCGGCCAGCCCGGCCTGACCTCCGACGAGCTGCGCGAACTGCAGCTGAAGGCGAAGGAGTCCGGCTTCTGGGGTGTGCAGACGCCCGAGGAGTACGGCGGCATGGGCCTGTCCGCGGTGATGACCGCGTTGCTGGAGGCCGAACTCGGCCGCACGTTCGTGCCGTTCCGCTTCGGCGGCGCCGCGGACAACATCCTGTACTACGCCAACGACGAGCAGAAGGAGCGCTACCTGCTCCCGACGATCTCGGGCGAGCGCAAGTCCTGCTTCGCGATCACCGAACCCGGCGCGGGCTCGGACGCCAAGGCCATCCGGACGTCCGCCCGCAAGGACGGCACCGACTGGGTCATCAACGGCGAGAAGACCTTCATCACCGGCGGCAACGAGGCCGACTTCGTGATGGTGTTCGCGATCACCGACCCCGAGAAGGGCGCGAACGGCGGCGTCACCTGCTTCCTCGTCGACCGCGACGCGGGCTGGAAGTCCGAATACATCGACACGATGGGCGAATGGGGTCCGGCGGCGCTCGTCTTCGAGGACGTCCGCGTGCCGGAGACCCAGATCCTGGGTGAGCTCGGCCACGGTTTCGACCTGGCCATGCAGTGGATCGGCGCCGGCCGCTACCTGCTTCCCGCCCGCGCGATCGGTTCCTGTGAGCGGCTGATCTCGATGGCCATCGAGCACGCCAACACCCGCGAGACGTTCGGGCAGAAGATCGCCGAACGCCAGGCCATCCAGTGGATGATCGCGGACTCCGGCACCGAGCTCGAGGCGCTGCGCTGGCTGGTGCTGCACGCCGCCTGGCAGGTGGACCAGAAGGTGGACTCGCGGCACGCGCAGTCGATGGCGAAGCTGTACGGCGGGGTGAAGGCGAACGAGATCGTCGACCGCGTCCTGCAGATCCACGGCGGGATGGGCTACACGCGGGAACTGCCGGTCGAGCGGTGGTACCGCGAACTGCGGCTGCTGCGGATCTACGAGGGCACCGACGAGATCCAGCGCCGGACCATCGCGCGCAACCTGCTCAAGGGGCACGTCAAGGTCGGCGGCACCCTCGGCTAG